GCGAAGAAATATATTCGTTATCACTCGAAACGGTTTTTGTATTTACTGAATACTGTGAATGCATTGCGAAAAGATTTTTCACAACAACCAATTCGTATATGTGATGTTGGTCCGTCGTTTTTTACCGAATTGCTTTCCGAAACTTTTTTGAGCGATACAATTCTCTCAATCGGTTACGAGCACGAACAAAGCAGAGGCGGACATTTGCCCGAAGAAATTCATTTCAACAAAAATACATTTCACCATTTCGATTTGAACAATGCGCAAGAGAGGGACAAATGGCTGAACATTCCTCCGTGTGAAATTATTATTCTTGCAGAAGTAATAGAGCATTTACACGTGGCGCCAACACTCGTTTTGAAATTTCTCCACTCGATAATGAGTGAAAACGGTTTTCTTATTATCCAAACTCCCAACGCCGCATCAACACTCAAACGTTTATTTCTTTTGCTCGGAAGAAATCCGTACGAAATGCTCCGCGAAAATGCAGATAATCCCGGACATTTTCGCGAGTACACGCAAAAAGAATTACACCGCATCGGTGAAACAAGCGGGTTTCGTGTTACCAAAAGCGAATATGAAAACTACACCAACCGCTTAAACACAATCGAAACTGTGTATGGATTTGTCCAAACATTTGTTCTTCCTTCGATGAAAGATAATATTACTGTTGTGTTGCAGAAGAAATAATACCAACTTCCACGAGACAGTAAACTGTCTCGCTGAACAAAGAAAGTGGAATAAATTCCTCTGAGTAAGATAATGAAGAATCATTGATGATTCTTTTTTTTGTACAGAATAATCGTTCACGATTATTCTCAATGTTTGCAGTACGAAAATAACACCATTTCAATATATTTTCCCGCGAAAAAATATTCAGCGTGATACTCCGAAATTTTCTTCTTGTATTTTCTTTCTCGTTTCTCGTACAAATGCAACTTATTGCGCA
The sequence above is drawn from the Ignavibacteria bacterium genome and encodes:
- a CDS encoding class I SAM-dependent methyltransferase, giving the protein MCKSKFLLLNLKHKNENRNRKNGDNFFVNTFSTSHDIEQYFLHRNLDEVAKKYIRYHSKRFLYLLNTVNALRKDFSQQPIRICDVGPSFFTELLSETFLSDTILSIGYEHEQSRGGHLPEEIHFNKNTFHHFDLNNAQERDKWLNIPPCEIIILAEVIEHLHVAPTLVLKFLHSIMSENGFLIIQTPNAASTLKRLFLLLGRNPYEMLRENADNPGHFREYTQKELHRIGETSGFRVTKSEYENYTNRLNTIETVYGFVQTFVLPSMKDNITVVLQKK